The proteins below are encoded in one region of Enhydrobacter sp.:
- a CDS encoding c-type cytochrome: MIGALASQAPANAGSPAVERGQYLVNIAGCNDCHTPGYFLGKPDMTRYLGGSEVGFELPGLGVFHGPNLTPDKETGLGAWTDAQIVAALQTGKRPDGRELAPIMPWHAFAKLTRQDVDAIVAFLRSVPAVKNKVPGPFGPNETPTGFVMKVVPPAKPK, encoded by the coding sequence ATGATTGGTGCACTCGCGAGCCAGGCGCCGGCGAACGCCGGCAGTCCGGCGGTCGAGCGCGGCCAGTACCTGGTCAACATCGCCGGCTGCAACGACTGCCACACCCCGGGCTATTTCCTCGGCAAGCCCGACATGACCCGCTATCTCGGCGGCTCGGAGGTCGGCTTCGAGCTGCCGGGCCTGGGCGTCTTCCACGGGCCCAACCTGACGCCCGACAAGGAGACCGGCCTCGGCGCCTGGACGGACGCGCAGATCGTGGCGGCGCTGCAGACCGGCAAGCGGCCGGACGGCCGCGAGCTCGCCCCCATCATGCCGTGGCATGCCTTCGCCAAGCTCACCAGGCAGGATGTCGATGCCATCGTCGCCTTCCTGCGCAGCGTCCCGGCGGTGAAGAACAAGGTGCCGGGCCCGTTCGGCCCGAACGAGACGCCGACCGGGTTCGTCATGAAGGTCGTGCCGCCCGCCAAGCCGAAGTGA
- a CDS encoding ImmA/IrrE family metallo-endopeptidase: MSKQSFRQAGPCHASKATIETFAADFARKVGYRAGGELEPVVGQLGGKIIYQTFADLSRSLDASIRIFGDRNFEIYLPDYTSAERDRFSIAHEIGHYILHYPLASEPMIARRFGSTRVEWEANWFAAGFLMPEAAFRKQFARHPGNIAGVARHFRVSTAAATARAKALGLL; encoded by the coding sequence ATGTCGAAGCAATCGTTCCGCCAGGCCGGACCCTGCCATGCCAGCAAGGCCACGATCGAGACGTTCGCCGCCGACTTCGCGCGCAAGGTGGGCTATCGGGCGGGCGGCGAGCTCGAGCCCGTGGTCGGGCAGCTCGGCGGCAAGATCATCTACCAGACCTTCGCCGACCTCAGCCGGTCGCTCGACGCCTCGATCCGCATCTTCGGCGACCGCAACTTCGAGATTTATCTGCCGGACTACACCAGCGCCGAGCGCGATCGCTTCTCCATCGCGCACGAGATCGGCCACTATATCCTCCACTATCCGCTGGCCAGCGAGCCGATGATCGCGCGACGCTTCGGCTCGACGCGCGTCGAATGGGAGGCCAACTGGTTCGCCGCCGGCTTCCTGATGCCGGAGGCCGCCTTCCGCAAGCAGTTCGCGCGCCATCCCGGGAACATCGCGGGCGTGGCCCGGCACTTCCGGGTCTCGACCGCCGCGGCGACGGCGAGGGCCAAGGCGCTCGGCCTGCTCTGA